Genomic segment of Pochonia chlamydosporia 170 chromosome 1, whole genome shotgun sequence:
CAGCCTCCATTCCCAAATCCTTCgctttctgcttctgcttcttcttctcctttctcGACGTTCCAGCAGCCCAttcatcattgtcatcagCCTTACCAGCCTCCTCTTGATCCTTGACCGTCCCATCGTCGTTGGTTGACTCCGGCTCCAAAGACCGCTCAGATTCGAAAGTTGTTGCAGCCTTCAGGTCGGTTACAGGTTTAGCACTATCCATTGACGACGATTCCTGGATTGGCTCCGCGGCGAGGTCCGTCTCGGGGATGGGTTCGGGTTCCTGTGCTTTCTCAAATTCCGTATCTTtagttttcttcttcttcttgtcctttttaGGCTTCAGGCTGAACCCACCCCACAAGTCTTCAGGAATGGCTTCCGTTTCCTCGATTTGGCCGGCCCTGGGCGTTTTTGCAAGCGTTTCGGTTGCGCCTACAGGACTGTCCATCGTGCCCGTGAGGCAAAGTGCTTCAGCAGaggcatcaccagcagcgaCTGCTGGCTCTGGTGACGGTTCTCCTACAGATTGCTGAGCGGCGGCCTCCAtggttgcttgctttttcttcatctttctaTCCTTCTTGGAGAGTTTCGCAGGTACAAAGGTGTCATCACCTGAAACCAGGGACTCGGGAAGGCCCCCTTCAGCAATTCCCGCACTCTTAGAAGTATCGGGGAGGACAGCATCATCCAAAGGCTTGTCGACGCCAGAGTTGTCTTCCGATGCAGGTTGTTCATGACCAACGATTACGTCAGTCCGTGCTTTGTCTGCTGCGTTCACTTCGGGCTCAGCTAGCAGGTTTTCCGACAAGGAAGTCTCATTGCTTATGGCTGACTGCTGAGGAGGTTGTGCCGCAGAATCTgcctcaacaccagagcCTGATTCTCCATATTCAAAAGCGAGAGagttcttctttttcttgctcttttttcccttcttcgGGACCTCAAATTCAAGTTCATGGTCGACTGCGGTTGCAGTCACGTCTGGAGTATCTTCTCGGGGATTTGACGACTCAGTTGGAGGTTCAGTGGACGCCAAACCCTCTGGGACTGGCTCCGCAGTCAAACTctggcgcttcttcttcttgccctttttgCCTATAGCTTGCGGCcactcttcttcattttctgcTAGGATTGGGGCGGCAGGCTCCGGCTCAACTGCAGGCTGGGTCTCTTCGATGGCGGCAGGTTCCTCCGTTATTAAAGCAGGCTCCGCTGTGTCCACCTGGGTTTCAGTCGCCGGCTCTGGGTTTGAAATTGAGGCCGATTTACTaccctttttcttcttcttggacttcttgTTGCTAGCAGGAGTAGCCCATTCATCCTCAGCTTGTGCTTCCTGTGGTATCTCTGCAGCCTTGGTGTCTTCCATTTCGCGTGGGACCTCAGTGGCAATTTCACTGACCGGCTCCTCTTGAGATTCATTGATGTGCTCCTTGTCAACAAGAGTAGATACAGGATCAGGTGTAATGTCTCCGCCAGGTTTCTCTTCCAAAAGATCCCAAACATTGGCTTGGCCTGTCTTGGTttttttgcccttctttTTAGTAGAAACCGTCTCAGTCCAGGAGTCTTCCATAGCTACATCTCCGAGTGTCTTGCCCTCTAGCTGAGTTGGCTCAACGCTCGTAGTGTCATCCAGCGTAAGCTCAAGAGGCGCGTCACCTTGCGAGAAGAGCGGTTCAGGGACCTGGGCGTCCAGAGATCGAGACTGCTCTGCTGGTTGTAATTCGTCGGCCTTATCGATCGTCAAAGGCTCTGGAGTGACAGAGGAACCTAAGACTAGGGCATCCGAAGCGACATCTGGACTTTCAGAAGTAGTCACAGGAGCGGTGTCCTCCCACTGAACAGACTTTCTCTTatctttcttctttttctttcctttcgTAACGGGAGCAAAGTCGTCTTCAGTGGCCTCAGTCGTTGCTTGGGGATAAAGAGATACCTCAGTTGCTGGAGAATTTCCATCCGGTGTTGAATCAACCACAGGCTCGATGGATTCAATTTGTTCGGCGAGAACTGAATGTTCTTCTGGCGGAGTGTCTGCTGGCGAAGCTTCGTCTAAATAGAGAACCTTCTTCTGTTTGTCATCCGTGCTGACTGGTTCAAAATCTGCATCTCCTGCCTCGACAGGATCTCGCGTGGTAAGAATTGGTTCTCTGGTTCCAGAGGTGTTCTCAGTCGATGAAGGCTCATCTGTGAAAGTTTGATCAGGGAGGATGGTCGTGGATCGCTGATCATTGGTTGTAGCCGTAAGTTCAAGCGTCTTATCCAACGGCAAATCTTCATCAAGctgcttgctcttcttcttcttgtttttcttcttaCCCTTTGAGGCAGGCTCAAAGTCTGGTTCGGTAGTATCCTGGAACGTAGTCCCGGATTCTTCTTTGGAAATATCTTCACTCGTAGAAATCACCTGCTCAACGACGGGAGGTTCTTCAGTGACGGGAGTTTTCTCCGCGACGccagcttcagctccttcagccaTCAAGGATTCCTCAGCGACAACGCCCTCAAGTGATGAAGGTCGCTCTTCTAGAGTTGCGGAAGTATCAAGCCCCTTGTCGACTGGCAAAGAATCATCAATTTGTGCGCtcttgcttttcttcttctttttcttgcccCTTGACACTGGGGAAAACTCGTCCTCTCCAGCCTCGGCAGGCTCCGTGGTTTGCTGGTTAGCTTGAGTCGACTCCTCTGCGGTTTCCAATTTTGACTGCTCATCCACGATGACTGATGTTTCGGCCTCTTGATCCACTAGTGGACTGTCAtctgcctgcctgcccttcttctttttcttcttgctctttgaTACAGGTGCGAATTCTGCCTCACTGGCTTCCACAGCCTCTACAACTTCCTGGGAGGTTGGCACGGAGTCCCCAGTTGCCGGGTTTTCTATGTCAATTGAGTGATCATGTGTCGTCTCTGTTGTGGGCTGCAACTCTGAAGACGCAGTGGGTTCTGAAGTCGCCTCGACCGGTAAAGGTTCCTCAACCtgcttgttcttcttcttctttttcttaCCCTTAGAAGAAACAGAAGTAAACTCAGGCTCGGGTTCGGGTTCGGCTGGTTCAGTGACTTGATCAAGTGCTAGAGGATCCTTGGCAGTATACTCCGTGACTGGTCCCATGACTGACTCTGCGGCTGGCTCCGTGGCTAGGTCTGGTTCCGTCTTGGAATTCTCAGATTGCTCGATACTGAGAGCTGGCTCAGGTTGTAGCTCCCATTCCACAGGCAAAGGTTCGTCCACCTGAAGACcctgctttttcttcttcttcttgtctttcttaGAGGATGGTGCAGACCACAACTCTTCAGGGTCGGGAACGGTAGGTTGCTCAGTGGGGAGTGCGTCCACTTCCAGTGCTGTTTCAGCAGCATTGTTCTCTGCAAAGGCTGCAGGCTCGGTAGAGCCGGCCGTATAAGTAGAAGCGACGGGCTCAGCAGAGGCAGTTGGTTCAGCAAAGACGACCGGTTCAGTAGAGGCAACCAGCTCGGTTGAAGTCTCAACAGGCGTATCCTTATCGAGAGTGAGGTCTTGTACCTCAATAGCTTCGGGCTGCGAACTAGTTTCAGCAGGAGGCATTACATCGCTTTCACCTGCTGTGGCTAAGCCAGGACCAACATCACGAGAATCTTTCGTGGATGTGAGATCGATGGCCGGTTCAACgtcccaagaagaagcatctttagatttctttttcttcttcttgttcttcttgctaGGAGCTTCCCAGGCGTCATCGGCTACTGCACGATCGACAGAAGTATCCTCAGCAGGCTCCATAACCGTTTCAGAGATCTCGTCTCGTCCGACGTCTTTGGTCGCTTCGTGAGCAATTGTGTCAATAGGCTCCATATGTGGTTTTACCCGTGTGTCGTCGGTGACGGCTATTTGGTCTGCAGTTTCTGGCGGAGCTATATCGGTCGAAGTGTCAATAGCAGCAAGGTTCCCGGTCTCCGTCGCTTCAGGAGCGTCAGTGCCCGCAATTAGAGTCGTCTCGTCCACAGTTGGCTGCACAGATGGTGTGTCTCCAAGATCATCCTGCAAGGAAAGGGACTTtttcttattcttcttccctttctttcccttcttcgGTTGCTCGAAATCGACCTGCGGGCTAGCAGGCTCGCCAACATTTTCGACATTGCTCGGCTCCTCGGTCAACAACGGCGCGACCACTGCGGTCGTAGCTGCAGCAGAGCCTACAACAGCCGCCTCGGCGAGGGACAGGTCCTTGCTCTTGCGGGACTTCTTGGCCtttctcttttccttggcGGACATGCCCTTCCATTCCTCTGattcagcatcatcatcgacaaggGTTGGATCAGGATTTTCGGCGACAGCTGGTTGAGGAActtttggtgttgactcTACAACAGCTTCCTCGACAATGGCAGGTTCGGAAGGAGGAACATCATCGAACCAGTCCTGAGCTTCCTCAAAAGTGTCCGAGTGAGGTCCTTCCAGCGCGTCGGAAAAGTGCTCATCAGCAGACGTTAAGTCCTCTGCAATGTCGGCCAGTGAGCTCTCCACTGCAAGGTGTTTGGTTGGGGTAGACTCAGGTGGACTGGCCATGCCGGTCTCACTCTTGGTGGATTTATTCGATTTGGTAGAAGAGGGCGCTGAATTGAGCAAGTATGAACTTCTATCTTTAGACATGGAATCAACAGGAGCAGGGTCTTCGTCGGCAATTGTCGTCTTCTCTGGAGTTTGCTCGTCGGCAGGCACAAATGGTAGCTCGGGTCGTCTAATAGCCTTGGGAGTGGTTTCTTGAGAGCCAGCAATATCTTCAATGGGAACTGACGAGGCTAAGCTTGTATCAATCCGGAGACCAACATCAGCCAGGTTGTCGAGGCCGATGCCCCTGCTTGATACATCTTCGTCGGTATACAGGTTGGCGTACCCAGGAGCAGGGGATTCTCGAGATGGTGGCTCGCTTGGTTCGCTAGGTGGGAGTTCAGGTAGATCCATTTGCGGCACATTATCAACAGAGCCTTGCCGAGAGTGCTCAAGAAGGTAGAGAGGCTTAATTTCCTTACTGCTATCCCAAGAAATCCGGGCTGAGCGTCGGGAGGATTCGGGGGTCGTGACCGGCGAGCCGCTTGGAGGTGACCGGTACGCGCTAGGCGAGCTGGGAGGACCACTGTGTCTCTGGCCGAGACGGAGAGAAATTGGGATTGCTGTGCTGCTGGGGGACTTCATAGGCGTATCTTGTGTACTTCGACGACGGCGGTGAGTCAAAAAGTCACGCTTCAGGGTGCGTTCCTCAGGCGGTGTGTCTGGGCGGCTATCCGGAAGGGCAGGCAGGTCTTCGGGGGGGGTCTTCGGACTGCCTGGTTCGCTTGGAGGCAAAGGAAGCAGGTCCCCGTATTGAGGATCAATTGCGGGTTTGATTGCACGAGGAGCAATCTCTGGGTCAAAGTCTTCTAACCCTCCCGACTTCTTGGGTTTGTCATCTTCGAGAGAGTCAGGGTCTTTCTCAAAGGAGGCCTGGGCGGCATTGGAGCGAGAGGCActggcaacagcagcagcaacagtcGCTAAGCCGACACCCGCGCCAAGGGTGCCGGCATTATCTAAAAAAGACTCCTTGTCCAATTTCTTGGAATCATCTTTGCTGTCTTTGCTGCCCGTCTTGAAGATGCTAGCGAGTAGGCCACTTGATCTCTTTTCACTCTTCTCGGTCTCCTTATCCTTGCTACGACGAGGCGATCCAGGTAGGGAAACGCTCGATTTGGctgcatcatcgtcctcataGAGAGATGATCTCTTGCTTTTGCGTGATGATCCGGGAGCAGAAGCAACTGACTtggcgtcgtcatcgtcgtacAATGATGAACGCTTGCTTCGTCTCTCCCGCCGACGCTCGTCGCCCCTAGCCTCGGAGACTACAGAGCTGACATCGCGATCGTCCCAAGGATCTCCTTTACGATCTGGGGGATCGTCTCCATAATCGTCGAAGTCTGTGCCACTTCGGCGCTTGGATTTGCCATTATGCTTGCCGGAAGATTCGTTTTCGCCCACTTCGGAACCAGGGGTCGACCGAGAACTGCGTTTGCTACTACTTTCTCGTTCACCAACCTCCGAGCCAGGTGCAGATCGAGAGATAGCCTCAGAACCAACTGAGTCtctcttggacttggacttggacttggattTCTTGGGCATGTCCCAGTCATCATCCGGGTCCACAACACGAATAGTAGATTTGTCAAACGAATCTGTACGGGACAACTTTGAGGAAGTgtcatcttcaaagtcgCGGCTCTTGCGGTCCTTCTTAgacctcttcttcttgccagaGTCCTCCCATTCAGCGTTGTCAGTCTCTCTTGGTTTATTGTCATTCTCTCGAGACAAATCCTTCTCCTCTAAAGACTTGCCGGCAATGTTCTCCTCAGATGGTTCAGGGGCAAGAGGCTCCACAATATCCATGGATTGTCTTTTCGCTTCCTTTTCgaacctcttcttctccttcttgctgAGCTTCTTGGGAGCCTCGACCCATTCGTCGGACGGTCCTGTCGGGTCTTCTCTAGTCATGTCGACGGGTTCGGAGAAGAATCCAGGTTCAGACACGCCCTTTTGCTTCGAGGTTATATCTGATACAGCATCGGCAAACGACGAGCCACTCCAACCATCGCCATTGGTATCACTCGTGCGGGGTGGAGAATCTCGGCGGCGGTATTCAGGATCATCAATGACGATATTTGGGTCGAATCCGGTATCCTTGAGGCCAGCTGCGAGGGTGGCTGCAAACTCTATGTCGTCTGCATAACCGCCCGGCATCTTCTCGGCAGTTGGACTCACAGGTTTTGGCCCCGGAATAGGAGGTTCAGACTTGGCATCGTCCATCAAGTCATCAATGTCCCTTTCTGACTTGTCCCGGtagccaacaccaacatccgagcttgccttcttcttggatcGTGATCCTGGGACGTCTGGTTCATTGGCGGGCTCAGAACTACTCCCTGCGATGGCTGCAGCGAGGATTCCCCACTGACTTGTTTTGCTGAGAACAGGGCGTGACTTGTCACCCGACTCGGTCTTGTCCCGTGTTGCCTCAGCATCACTTCTAGAGTCAGCGCTCTCAACTTCAAAGCTCTTCATCGAGTTCTCGCCCCAGGTGACAGATTTAGCGGTAGATGAGACAGTGGACGCAGCACCAGAAGCAACCTCGCCTCCATCCTCAGCGAAGTCATCCTTTGATGTggacttctttttctttttcttcttcttgtccttaCTCTTACCCCTTTCTTGTGCTTCGTCCTCCTTCTTGTTATCGTTGGCGACGTTCTGATCACTTCCAGTGGAAGCTGACTGCTCACCGACTTCGCTCGAGTCGCGAGACAGGCTGGGAGTGGGTTGACGACTGGGCACCGGAGTTGGATAGACAAGGTTCAGCATCGGTCGCTCCCGTTCACAAGAAGGATCTCGCGATGTAAACAGGTTGAAGGACGTGTCAGTAGATCTGAATTTGTGTAGTTCCTTGGGATAGATCTTGTTGTCGATTTTTACATCTGCATCCGGACCGTCAAAGAGGCTCTGCTTCGAGGTTTTGTCCTCCATCTCCGGGGGCGTAACAATGGAGTAggtttctttttggtcaCCACCCTCGTATTTGTTGATCACAGACTGGTTGGGAGACGCGCTGCGGGATCGCTGTTCCTCGGCAGCAATTCTCTCGGCAGTTATCATCTCCCGGTAGTATCTGTCTGCTTCCTCTTGCACAGGGTCTTTTCGTGGCTGGGTGTAATCGCGAGACCCTTCATCCGTATATCCATCCCGGTGGCCCCTTGATCGCGCCATCTCTACCGCTATCGCGGATGCTACTGCTGCGGCAGCAACAGGGGCAGTAGATTGCTTGGCCTCCTCGTAAATGTTTCGTGCCTCGTGTTCTCGTTCCTCATAATCATGTCGTCGTGAGTCTGGGCCGTCGGGGTGACTGCGAGCCCCCCTCTTATAATCCTCCACCATGCGCTCGATTTCAAAGGAGTCCTTCCGGCTCAGCCTGGTATCTGATTGGGCTAGGCGCGGCGGTTCTTCGTCAAAATTTGGTTCACGATCCACTGTCACGACTGTGGGTGTCAATGGGCGAGCAGGAGCCGTGGCAGCAGAAACCAGGGACGATCCGAGGGCGCTCTCAGCAACCTGGAATTGGAAAGGATCCACGGGTTGACGAGTGGTCACAGTAGCAGCCTGATCGTAGCTGGTCTTCTCATCCTTTCGTCGCTCGTCACGATCATCAAATTTTCGGCTGTCTCTTCGAGATGACCGCGATAACTCACTCTTCGAATCGATGTCACGATCGCCACGATCACTTCGCTTAGACCTGCGAGATGACGACTCTTCCTCGGGATAGTGGTCTACCTTTGTCTCACGGCGCTTTCGAGGagtttcttcctcttcgtaGCGCGAGTGTCGCTTGTGATCGCGTTCGTCTTGATATTTTGAGGAATATGAGTCTCTCTTTGATTTGCGACTCACTTCTGACTCGGCGTCTCTGTCTCGTCGCTTGGAGTAATCGCCGCGATCTCCATCCCGAGATTCAGTAGCACGTGTGGAGGCCTTCGTGTCCTGGGCGCCATCTTTGCGTTCCAATCTCCGCTCTTCTCTACGAGAATCTCTCTTGGACTTTCGGTCGGAAGCGAGTGCGactgctgcggctgctgcggcAGCAAGACCAGTAAGTTTCGTACCTGCACCAACTCCAGTCTCATCTGAGCGTGTTCGCGAGTGCTTCTGGCTCTCTTCCTCCAACTTCTCAGCTTGGTAAACTTTGGACGACACGGGCGCCTTCGGGCTGggttgttgaagaggaatTGGGGCAGGGCGGGATCGATAAGGAAGGTCTTGGCGAGAGGAGATGGCCGAGGAGGCGCCGGCATCGAATCTGCCCGGATCAGCAGTCGGCATGGGGTACACGTTTTTCATGGAATCTTTGTAAATTGGCTCGGTCTCAGCACGGCGCAGCTTGTTGAACTGGTGGTGGTCAGCCGCGGGTTGGTTGTCACCGAAGCCGCAGGGTGTGTTGATCATGCCCCTGAGGGAGTTGTACGGTCCAAACAGTCGAGGGTCCACGACAGAGCTCTTTCTAACATTGGTAGCTGGGAGACTCTCTGCAGGTCTTGACGATGTCCCAGATCGGCCGGCTATAGACGCCGCGCCAGCACCCAAAGCAACACCCGCTGCAGCGCTCATTGCAGGTGCTACACTAGATCTGGTAGGTCTGATCGCGTGTGAGACGACAGAACCATACGCCAGTGCCGATTCGGCGTCACTAAAGCCGCCCTCATCGTCAGAGGCGTCCTCCCAGTCTGAGTCGTCGCTTGAATCCGAGTAGTCACCATGAGGTCGAGACGTAGCAATGCCGCGAGTCTTTGCATCCCGTCTCTTTTTGCGGACCTCGTTGacagcggcggcggcggccaTGAGCCCGGTTGCTTTAATTTTGCCCGATGAACGCAGGTCATGCTCATTCTGctttttggcaaagtcggAGAGCTGACGGCCGAGAGCTAGAATCTCCTCGTCCGttttgtccttcttggcgccGGCATGT
This window contains:
- a CDS encoding involucrin repeat protein (similar to Cordyceps militaris CM01 XP_006671145.1) — protein: MMRDSRRRSPESSRRRRRDHKRDSRENLAFVPPQPMNIPTQSFSAYPDYPEQYPTPSATATKGARGANPPDGDKSRDRDGNRGRYRDRNQEQLWGQEQEHTVRQRAASDSSGSLSSSSVASSLLDISRHYPVQSRFGGIFGTFFKAPSERRVRRRRSGRTKQRRVLYFGNSSSSSVNSDMAYGTGYIPKGKSRDFNKQRTTSGGYSTHETRHRDGRGTNEYETAAIAAAAGSSRHAGAKKDKTDEEILALGRQLSDFAKKQNEHDLRSSGKIKATGLMAAAAAVNEVRKKRRDAKTRGIATSRPHGDYSDSSDDSDWEDASDDEGGFSDAESALAYGSVVSHAIRPTRSSVAPAMSAAAGVALGAGAASIAGRSGTSSRPAESLPATNVRKSSVVDPRLFGPYNSLRGMINTPCGFGDNQPAADHHQFNKLRRAETEPIYKDSMKNVYPMPTADPGRFDAGASSAISSRQDLPYRSRPAPIPLQQPSPKAPVSSKVYQAEKLEEESQKHSRTRSDETGVGAGTKLTGLAAAAAAAVALASDRKSKRDSRREERRLERKDGAQDTKASTRATESRDGDRGDYSKRRDRDAESEVSRKSKRDSYSSKYQDERDHKRHSRYEEEETPRKRRETKVDHYPEEESSSRRSKRSDRGDRDIDSKSELSRSSRRDSRKFDDRDERRKDEKTSYDQAATVTTRQPVDPFQFQVAESALGSSLVSAATAPARPLTPTVVTVDREPNFDEEPPRLAQSDTRLSRKDSFEIERMVEDYKRGARSHPDGPDSRRHDYEEREHEARNIYEEAKQSTAPVAAAAVASAIAVEMARSRGHRDGYTDEGSRDYTQPRKDPVQEEADRYYREMITAERIAAEEQRSRSASPNQSVINKYEGGDQKETYSIVTPPEMEDKTSKQSLFDGPDADVKIDNKIYPKELHKFRSTDTSFNLFTSRDPSCERERPMLNLVYPTPVPSRQPTPSLSRDSSEVGEQSASTGSDQNVANDNKKEDEAQERGKSKDKKKKKKKKSTSKDDFAEDGGEVASGAASTVSSTAKSVTWGENSMKSFEVESADSRSDAEATRDKTESGDKSRPVLSKTSQWGILAAAIAGSSSEPANEPDVPGSRSKKKASSDVGVGYRDKSERDIDDLMDDAKSEPPIPGPKPVSPTAEKMPGGYADDIEFAATLAAGLKDTGFDPNIVIDDPEYRRRDSPPRTSDTNGDGWSGSSFADAVSDITSKQKGVSEPGFFSEPVDMTREDPTGPSDEWVEAPKKLSKKEKKRFEKEAKRQSMDIVEPLAPEPSEENIAGKSLEEKDLSRENDNKPRETDNAEWEDSGKKKRSKKDRKSRDFEDDTSSKLSRTDSFDKSTIRVVDPDDDWDMPKKSKSKSKSKRDSVGSEAISRSAPGSEVGERESSSKRSSRSTPGSEVGENESSGKHNGKSKRRSGTDFDDYGDDPPDRKGDPWDDRDVSSVVSEARGDERRRERRSKRSSLYDDDDAKSVASAPGSSRKSKRSSLYEDDDAAKSSVSLPGSPRRSKDKETEKSEKRSSGLLASIFKTGSKDSKDDSKKLDKESFLDNAGTLGAGVGLATVAAAVASASRSNAAQASFEKDPDSLEDDKPKKSGGLEDFDPEIAPRAIKPAIDPQYGDLLPLPPSEPGSPKTPPEDLPALPDSRPDTPPEERTLKRDFLTHRRRRSTQDTPMKSPSSTAIPISLRLGQRHSGPPSSPSAYRSPPSGSPVTTPESSRRSARISWDSSKEIKPLYLLEHSRQGSVDNVPQMDLPELPPSEPSEPPSRESPAPGYANLYTDEDVSSRGIGLDNLADVGLRIDTSLASSVPIEDIAGSQETTPKAIRRPELPFVPADEQTPEKTTIADEDPAPVDSMSKDRSSYLLNSAPSSTKSNKSTKSETGMASPPESTPTKHLAVESSLADIAEDLTSADEHFSDALEGPHSDTFEEAQDWFDDVPPSEPAIVEEAVVESTPKVPQPAVAENPDPTLVDDDAESEEWKGMSAKEKRKAKKSRKSKDLSLAEAAVVGSAAATTAVVAPLLTEEPSNVENVGEPASPQVDFEQPKKGKKGKKNKKKSLSLQDDLGDTPSVQPTVDETTLIAGTDAPEATETGNLAAIDTSTDIAPPETADQIAVTDDTRVKPHMEPIDTIAHEATKDVGRDEISETVMEPAEDTSVDRAVADDAWEAPSKKNKKKKKKSKDASSWDVEPAIDLTSTKDSRDPEAIEVQDLTLDKDTPVETSTELVASTEPVVFAEPTASAEPVASTYTAGSTEPAAFAENNAAETALEVDALPTEQPTVPDPEELWSAPSSKKDKKKKKKQGLQVDEPLPVEWELQPEPALSIEQSENSKTEPDLATEPAAESVMGPVTEYTAKDPLALDQVTEPAEPEPEPEFTSVSSKGKKKKKKNKQVEEPLPVEATSEPTASSELQPTTETTHDHSIDIENPATGDSVPTSQEVVEAVEASEAEFAPVSKSKKKKKKGRQADDSPLVDQEAETSVIVDEQSKLETAEESTQANQQTTEPAEAGEDEFSPVSRGKKKKKKSKSAQIDDSLPVDKGLDTSATLEERPSSLEGVVAEESLMAEGAEAGVAEKTPVTEEPPVVEQVISTSEDISKEESGTTFQDTTEPDFEPASKGKKKNKKKKSKQLDEDLPLDKTLELTATTNDQRSTTILPDQTFTDEPSSTENTSGTREPILTTRDPVEAGDADFEPVSTDDKQKKVLYLDEASPADTPPEEHSVLAEQIESIEPVVDSTPDGNSPATEVSLYPQATTEATEDDFAPVTKGKKKKKDKRKSVQWEDTAPVTTSESPDVASDALVLGSSVTPEPLTIDKADELQPAEQSRSLDAQVPEPLFSQGDAPLELTLDDTTSVEPTQLEGKTLGDVAMEDSWTETVSTKKKGKKTKTGQANVWDLLEEKPGGDITPDPVSTLVDKEHINESQEEPVSEIATEVPREMEDTKAAEIPQEAQAEDEWATPASNKKSKKKKKGSKSASISNPEPATETQVDTAEPALITEEPAAIEETQPAVEPEPAAPILAENEEEWPQAIGKKGKKKKRQSLTAEPVPEGLASTEPPTESSNPREDTPDVTATAVDHELEFEVPKKGKKSKKKKNSLAFEYGESGSGVEADSAAQPPQQSAISNETSLSENLLAEPEVNAADKARTDVIVGHEQPASEDNSGVDKPLDDAVLPDTSKSAGIAEGGLPESLVSGDDTFVPAKLSKKDRKMKKKQATMEAAAQQSVGEPSPEPAVAAGDASAEALCLTGTMDSPVGATETLAKTPRAGQIEETEAIPEDLWGGFSLKPKKDKKKKKTKDTEFEKAQEPEPIPETDLAAEPIQESSSMDSAKPVTDLKAATTFESERSLEPESTNDDGTVKDQEEAGKADDNDEWAAGTSRKEKKKQKQKAKDLGMEADVSSKAVEETFVSDDVKTTKAEEVGDDSWTDTMSKKDKKKKNKKAKQGSQYDYPPPQSTPIQDANDIYDAAARPEAEQVDPLELATTAQNTGDTERSDAAPCDVTFESHQKSADVQQESQESKDITMTEDQSPQSEPEIAESSAPITPQHDTTVLDPSAQPSGDRQVPVGKDELVDDEWSIPDSGKKRKGKQNKKSKVDFMPWDEPNPDVSAQPVEKKSTSEGAKAAFESDQPPGEFVEPRMTDRDSEMMMATSEGAEPTEFSTEPVVVKDAPATVELPSDLPISMAQHASPSNQDESNPEGNIYDSAMERKLSKKEKKRKKQLGLVDQSYGETPDTDLRDSTAVELSEAVSTTNFEPSKHAPLAKETSTEPDEWLGAKKSKKDKKKAAKAALATSVLTAAAAAASTKDSTKNLEAEDRQIPREEPIQFEGGSSWADEMEDVAPIIPAESDTAVVATPKDDEFGFTTSAKSKKGKKAKNKAKDSSVDEYRTPEATPAAEPVQTATQDTPEAAVDEPLNVAETVEEDEWAMPSKKKGKKGKKSKPNSGTITPADTTNPPESTILQVALEDPGEPAEPAIPSEPGEGDTAVTETEPPAKNDLVDEWALPSKKKGKKGKKGQSRSGILTPEESQPAGAAQESLDTEKETVPIETEHAEWDTKVAEPSSVVDMEEEWALPSKKKGKKGKKDKSERGTITPANEPSISPDQQQETVPTAITEEDPRDTIPGDEVSRADVAVPDEFPRALDPEQPPHSMDNDDTEGWGLTVKKKKGKKNKSGSGSMTPTAPPDISEEPTTDKPFAAEEVNLVQEDPAMTALPEVVGAPQSVDVEDEWAVPTKKKKDRGKKSKSIPLAALDEPLTMTSEAETGPAGERGLSAMEVDDTTSAENVDWRQEEGKPEERDIDTSLDTSAVQNADDGNGPVSMPEPSMKDIMAEANAEAASAAPMSRKSKKDKKRKSSQIVALDSPQNEIGGGEQDPSIAEVHVEDAANDEWPDNLSIPKSKKQRNKKAAESPAEPFEDILIDKNVTPMDESRQAEADSAEHDRHMGETRSDRGPGDSVKDDDGRKSKSEASTTEALATAGAVAGGVALLAEKFGGGKKKKGKGRQKKILDKRQPQQDDMFDDPALWEGADKKALDDGKDAELHEDFWGGAADSEEKHEEKEENKGVELLGATSAKETKHGLPTPMSGSFTESDGGWAETAQHGVPLDDEFAESPILGRGEAAPMMTKEPVGLLRRSTDVGEPVGGLLKERSEPEPMIRSLSSESDFRRSPTRGLPAVQEVPEAEAIAAEYNWPTPEMNRDSGFAAESPHPRRRRSSGIQDEQQRDSGVHTDDYGDDKMQTPDVSGEKRTRRSPFATPVLQEPEASAATPEPEKKISRKATKGYGEVASRGGIAAATAGAGLAANAALSQDTPERRSVSDNTYNYASGSASSTKASHESHDGRNAPPRADPVARRSVSNTSLSRQRTPEPLKLRPESPGITGLQGIKRSTPTPPLRRIDKRMSGDLRALRQQRSSSSTTPTPTASDTQVLPPPVANESRVRSKGEEKGMADVYDGYGEGRIGSPRSPTRPHSMRRRQSMQVLELESKVEQLIAENRMLTEARTHAEQNLSQKAASVLSERDSEIESLKQSLQFLHNEVARLTEVNEGLTSANAELASKDNGRFTDMTRELNEARGAHTTFTQSLQDKDAEIADLRAQLEAAKQQIREMQRKILESKAGDSEFLNIKDEDYFDHRCQQLCSHVQQWVLRFSKFSDMRACRLTSEINDEKTIDRLDNAILDGTDVDTYLRDRVKRRDIFMSMTMNMIWEFVFTRYLFGMDREQRQKLKSLEKLLTDVGPPKAVRQWRAVTLTLLSKRSSFRDQRDLDTEAVVQAVFQTLCKILPPPSNLEGQIQSQLRRVMHEAVDLSVEMRTQRAEYMMLPPLQPEYDADGELAATVSFDAAMMNERSGNANKTNEELEAQGAVVRIVLFPLVVKRGDDDGSGEDKIVVCPAQVLIARDDRSRRHYTPSSEAGGASLGAPSHISLAMESVGQAEP